A window of the Pantoea sp. Lij88 genome harbors these coding sequences:
- a CDS encoding efflux RND transporter permease subunit yields MLAQFFIRRPVFAWVIALGIMMFGILSINSLPVAQYPDVAPPQISIQATYTGASAETLESSVTQVIEQQLTGLDGLLYFDASSTASTGQVKITVTFKQGTDPDIAQVQVQNKVQQAESRLPTAVTSQGVTVQKAQSDFLLILALYDKTNKSSSSDVADYMVSNMEDSLARVPGVGSVQVFGAEYAMRIWLNPVRLAAYSLMPSDVTTALESQNTQVSSGQLGAQPASKEQQLVATVRSRSRLQTPEQFRNIVLKSQTDGSVVRLSDVARVEMGDEDYSSNVLANGHPASGIAVQLASGANALSTAEQVKAKINEFRSSMPAGYEIAYPLDSTDFVKISIEEVVKTLIEAVILVVIVMFVFLQNIRTTLIPAIAVPVVLLGTFGVLSLFGYSINTLTMFGMVLAIGLLVDDAIVVVENVERVMREEGLPPRQATEKSMKEITGALIGIAMVLSAVFLPMTFFSGSTGVIYRQFSITIVSSMVLSVIVALTLTPALCATLLKPHNHESGSKGFFGWFNRSYERVQARYQKGVGHVANRSVRYLLLYGVLLIGCAVLYMRLPTGFLPTEDQGYIMVQYQLAPGATENRTREVRRQVQQYFATQEKANVNVSMLVNGFSFAGNGQNAGIGFIALKNWSERKGSENSADAIAGRAMGALSGIRDAQIFVLTPPPVSGLGQSNGFTFELQARGATSRDELLKMRDQLIAEANSDPALSAVRANSLPSLPQLDVTIDDAKAQSLGLTISDINSTLSAAIGGNYVNDFTDRGRVKKVYMQGEQQFRSKPEDIDQWYVRGTDSSNNTTMVPFSSFASMNWAYGPDVLSRYNGLASYEIEGSAASGKSSGDAITAMEKLAAKLPAGNTFAWSGLSYQEKLSGNQAMSLYAISLIVVFLCLAALYESWSVPFSVMMVVPLGVIGSLLAVTLRGLENDVYFQVALLTIIGLSAKNAILIVEFAEERYRKGESLISAATHAATMRLRPIIMTSLAFTAGVLPLAISTGAGANSRIAIGTGIIGGTLTATLLAIFLVPLFFVLVRRLFPAKPHDETASDESAAKVEK; encoded by the coding sequence ATGCTGGCTCAGTTCTTTATTCGTCGTCCGGTTTTCGCCTGGGTCATCGCCCTCGGCATCATGATGTTTGGCATTCTGAGCATTAACAGCCTGCCGGTGGCGCAGTATCCCGATGTCGCCCCGCCGCAAATCAGCATCCAGGCAACCTACACCGGCGCCTCTGCCGAAACGCTGGAGAGCAGCGTGACTCAGGTCATTGAACAGCAGCTTACCGGGCTGGATGGTCTGCTCTATTTTGATGCCAGCAGCACCGCATCCACCGGGCAGGTGAAAATCACGGTGACCTTTAAACAGGGGACCGATCCCGATATCGCGCAGGTTCAGGTGCAGAACAAGGTTCAGCAGGCGGAGAGTCGCCTGCCGACCGCCGTTACCTCACAGGGTGTGACGGTGCAGAAAGCGCAAAGTGACTTTCTGCTGATTCTTGCGCTGTACGATAAAACCAATAAAAGCAGCTCATCCGATGTCGCTGACTATATGGTGAGTAACATGGAAGACAGCCTGGCGCGTGTTCCCGGCGTCGGGAGCGTGCAGGTGTTCGGGGCTGAATATGCGATGCGTATCTGGCTCAATCCCGTCAGGCTGGCAGCTTATTCGCTGATGCCTTCCGATGTCACTACGGCGCTTGAAAGTCAGAATACCCAGGTCTCCTCGGGACAACTGGGGGCACAGCCTGCCAGCAAAGAGCAACAGCTGGTGGCAACTGTCCGCTCGCGTTCCCGACTGCAAACGCCTGAACAGTTCCGCAATATTGTGCTGAAAAGCCAGACAGATGGTTCAGTCGTGCGGCTGAGTGATGTCGCACGCGTTGAAATGGGCGATGAGGATTACAGTTCCAACGTGCTGGCGAACGGTCATCCGGCATCCGGTATTGCCGTGCAGCTGGCGTCAGGTGCCAACGCGCTCTCCACCGCAGAGCAGGTAAAAGCGAAAATTAATGAGTTCCGCAGCAGCATGCCTGCGGGCTATGAGATCGCCTATCCGCTCGACAGCACCGACTTCGTCAAAATCTCGATTGAAGAAGTGGTGAAAACGCTCATCGAAGCCGTGATTTTAGTGGTCATTGTGATGTTTGTGTTCCTGCAAAACATCCGTACGACGTTAATCCCGGCGATTGCTGTCCCGGTCGTGTTGCTGGGGACCTTCGGCGTGTTATCCCTTTTTGGCTATTCAATTAACACCCTGACCATGTTCGGTATGGTGCTCGCCATCGGTTTACTGGTCGATGATGCGATCGTCGTCGTTGAAAACGTCGAACGCGTCATGCGCGAAGAGGGATTGCCACCGCGTCAGGCCACGGAAAAATCGATGAAGGAGATTACCGGCGCACTGATTGGTATCGCGATGGTGCTCTCAGCGGTGTTCCTGCCGATGACCTTTTTCAGCGGATCAACCGGTGTGATCTATCGTCAGTTCTCGATCACCATTGTTTCCTCGATGGTGCTGTCGGTTATTGTGGCGCTGACGCTGACCCCCGCACTCTGTGCGACGCTCCTCAAACCGCATAATCACGAAAGCGGCAGCAAAGGCTTCTTTGGCTGGTTCAACCGCAGCTATGAACGTGTCCAGGCTCGTTATCAGAAGGGGGTTGGTCATGTGGCAAACCGTTCAGTGCGTTATCTGCTCTTATATGGCGTGCTGCTGATAGGTTGTGCGGTGCTCTATATGCGGCTACCGACGGGCTTCCTGCCGACCGAAGATCAGGGTTACATCATGGTGCAGTATCAGCTGGCCCCGGGTGCCACGGAAAACCGGACGCGTGAAGTGCGTCGCCAGGTTCAGCAGTACTTTGCCACCCAGGAGAAAGCGAACGTTAACGTCAGCATGCTGGTGAACGGCTTTAGTTTCGCCGGGAATGGCCAGAACGCCGGTATTGGCTTTATCGCGCTGAAGAACTGGAGTGAGCGCAAAGGCAGCGAGAACAGTGCGGATGCCATTGCAGGCCGCGCAATGGGAGCCTTGTCGGGCATTCGCGATGCGCAGATTTTTGTTCTGACGCCGCCGCCGGTTTCCGGGCTGGGTCAGTCGAATGGCTTCACGTTTGAACTGCAGGCACGCGGTGCGACCAGCCGTGACGAACTGCTTAAAATGCGCGATCAGCTGATTGCAGAAGCGAATAGCGATCCCGCTCTGAGTGCCGTGCGCGCCAACTCACTGCCGAGCCTGCCGCAGCTGGATGTCACGATTGATGACGCCAAGGCGCAGTCGCTGGGTCTGACCATCAGCGATATCAACAGCACTCTGAGTGCCGCGATTGGTGGCAACTACGTCAATGACTTCACCGATCGTGGTCGTGTGAAAAAAGTCTACATGCAGGGTGAGCAGCAGTTCCGCAGCAAGCCTGAAGATATCGATCAGTGGTATGTGCGCGGCACGGATAGCAGCAATAACACCACCATGGTGCCGTTCTCATCCTTTGCCTCAATGAACTGGGCGTATGGTCCGGATGTTCTGTCACGTTATAACGGTCTGGCATCTTACGAAATTGAAGGGTCGGCTGCCTCCGGGAAGAGCTCCGGGGACGCCATCACCGCCATGGAAAAACTGGCGGCGAAGTTGCCCGCTGGCAACACCTTCGCGTGGAGTGGGCTCTCTTATCAGGAGAAACTCTCGGGCAACCAGGCAATGTCGCTGTATGCCATCTCACTGATTGTGGTGTTCCTGTGTCTTGCCGCGCTGTATGAGAGCTGGTCAGTGCCCTTTTCGGTCATGATGGTTGTGCCTTTGGGTGTTATCGGTTCGTTACTGGCGGTTACGCTGCGGGGACTGGAAAACGACGTCTATTTCCAGGTCGCGCTGCTCACCATTATCGGATTGTCGGCGAAGAACGCCATTCTGATCGTGGAATTTGCTGAAGAGCGATATCGCAAGGGGGAGAGCCTGATCAGTGCGGCAACGCATGCAGCAACGATGCGTTTACGTCCCATCATCATGACCTCGCTGGCATTTACCGCTGGGGTATTGCCGCTGGCAATCTCTACCGGCGCTGGCGCGAACAGCCGCATCGCCATCGGTACCGGTATTATCGGCGGTACCTTAACGGCGACCCTGCTGGCCATCTTCTTAGTCCCTCTGTTCTTTGTGCTGGTCCGCCGTCTGTTCCCGGCGAAACCACATGACGAAACAGCGTCTGATGAATCCGCAGCGAAGGTGGAAAAATAA
- a CDS encoding efflux RND transporter periplasmic adaptor subunit, whose product MRNFQRSMIAGIVMVVAACDQGSHQPEANMTTEVGVKTLQTQSVTLDSQLAGRVTGSMTSDVRPQVDGIIQKRLFTEGDEVRAGQVLYQIDPASYQASYDQAVAQLKNAQALVKSSKLKAERYAALVKENGVSRQDADDAQATYQQNVASVDQYRASVESARINLNYTQIKAPISGRIGISSVTPGALVTASQTTALATIRALDPIYVDLTQSSVQLLKLKRQQASLQQNTDAVPVTVNLEDGTAYDHPGKLELTEVAVDEATGTVTLRAIFPNPQHELLPGMYVRASVTNGVKSDAILAPQQGITRDAKGNATALVVDDQSKVESRDVVADRVIGNKWLITSGLSRGDRLIVEGTAKVQPGMRVKAVEVTPDSQATTGEGK is encoded by the coding sequence ATGAGAAACTTTCAACGCAGTATGATCGCCGGAATCGTGATGGTTGTGGCGGCCTGTGATCAAGGCAGTCATCAGCCAGAGGCAAACATGACGACAGAGGTGGGTGTAAAAACACTACAAACCCAATCTGTGACGCTGGATAGCCAACTGGCCGGGCGGGTAACGGGCAGTATGACGTCAGATGTCAGGCCACAGGTGGATGGCATTATCCAGAAACGGCTGTTTACTGAGGGCGATGAAGTTAGAGCCGGGCAGGTACTTTATCAAATCGATCCTGCCAGCTATCAGGCCAGTTACGATCAAGCCGTAGCGCAGCTTAAAAATGCGCAGGCGCTGGTGAAAAGCAGCAAATTAAAAGCCGAACGCTATGCGGCGCTGGTTAAAGAGAATGGTGTGTCACGGCAGGATGCCGATGATGCGCAGGCAACGTATCAGCAGAATGTCGCCTCGGTCGATCAGTACCGCGCGAGCGTTGAAAGTGCCCGTATTAACCTGAATTACACCCAGATAAAAGCCCCTATCAGTGGCCGCATCGGAATCTCCTCGGTGACGCCGGGTGCACTGGTCACAGCCAGTCAGACCACTGCGCTGGCTACGATTCGCGCCCTTGATCCCATCTATGTCGACCTCACCCAATCCAGTGTGCAACTGCTGAAACTGAAGCGCCAGCAGGCCTCGCTGCAGCAGAATACCGATGCCGTCCCGGTGACGGTGAACCTCGAAGATGGCACCGCCTATGACCATCCCGGCAAGCTGGAGCTGACCGAAGTCGCCGTCGATGAAGCGACCGGGACAGTCACGCTGCGCGCGATCTTCCCGAATCCGCAGCATGAACTTCTGCCTGGCATGTATGTGCGTGCCAGTGTCACCAATGGCGTGAAAAGCGATGCCATCCTGGCGCCGCAGCAGGGGATTACCCGTGATGCGAAAGGCAATGCCACTGCGCTGGTGGTGGATGACCAGAGCAAAGTTGAAAGCCGGGATGTCGTGGCCGATCGCGTGATTGGCAACAAATGGCTGATCACCTCAGGGCTCAGTCGTGGTGACAGGCTGATTGTTGAAGGAACCGCGAAAGTGCAGCCTGGCATGCGCGTCAAAGCTGTTGAGGTGACGCCAGACAGTCAAGCCACGACCGGCGAGGGCAAATAA